Proteins from a single region of Panulirus ornatus isolate Po-2019 chromosome 64, ASM3632096v1, whole genome shotgun sequence:
- the LOC139746249 gene encoding U-scoloptoxin(01)-Cw1a-like yields MAKLICASAAAAVAVLGACLLATVRAESSPDEYELPSNATVINGGPIITGFSCDGLSYGYYADLANGCRVFHVCYPYLDAEGFLRTRMWSFICGLGAVFNQVALVCDHPQNSIPCEDSPSYYDSSNGYFGQLDVNFRE; encoded by the exons GTGCGGCTGCGGCGGTAGCGGTGCTGGGGGCGTGTCTGCTGGCCACCGTCAGGGCCGAGTCCTCCCCCGACGAATACGAACTCCCCTCCAACGCCACCGTCATCAACGGCGGCCCCATCATCACCGGCTTCAG TTGCGACGGCCTCTCGTACGGCTACTACGCTGACCTGGCCAACGGATGTCGGGTGTTCCACGTCTGCTACCCTTACCTGGACGCCGAGGGCTTCCTTCGCACTCGCATGTGGTCCTTCATCTGTGGCCTGGGGGCCGTCTTCAACCAG GTGGCCCTGGTCTGTGACCACCCACAGAACTCCATCCCCTGCGAGGACTCGCCTTCCTACTATGACTCCTCCAATGGATACTTCGGCCAGCTGGACGTCAACTTCAGGGAGTAG